In Streptomyces sp. NBC_00091, the following proteins share a genomic window:
- a CDS encoding DUF5995 family protein: protein MEAVLARMRALDERLPAQDGVAVFNRVYMTVTQTLHGRIGHGEFPAPRRAETLAVRFAERYLTAVEAERAPACWRPLLQYRRHPGVRPLQHALAGINAHIGHDLALAVVSTCRVLNCPPAALEADFHQVGDTLVSLEERIREDLMPGPDLLEIADPLTHLLGSWSLERARAGAWASARLLWTLRRSPDLAEEFAESLDAGVGLVGRCLLTPTGRRPTGRGCAAVW, encoded by the coding sequence ATGGAAGCGGTACTCGCGCGGATGCGCGCCCTGGACGAGCGGCTCCCCGCGCAGGACGGTGTGGCCGTCTTCAACCGCGTGTACATGACCGTGACGCAGACCCTGCACGGGCGGATCGGGCACGGGGAGTTCCCGGCGCCGCGACGGGCCGAGACGCTGGCCGTCCGGTTCGCGGAGCGCTACCTGACGGCGGTGGAGGCGGAGCGGGCCCCGGCCTGCTGGCGTCCGCTGCTCCAGTACCGCCGCCACCCGGGCGTGCGCCCGCTCCAGCACGCGCTGGCCGGGATCAACGCCCACATCGGGCACGACCTGGCCCTGGCGGTGGTGTCCACCTGCCGCGTGCTGAACTGCCCTCCGGCGGCCCTCGAAGCCGACTTCCACCAGGTCGGCGACACCCTGGTCTCCCTGGAGGAACGCATCCGGGAGGACCTGATGCCGGGCCCGGACCTGCTGGAGATCGCCGATCCGCTGACCCACCTGCTCGGCTCCTGGAGCCTGGAGCGCGCCCGCGCGGGCGCCTGGGCCTCGGCCCGCCTGCTCTGGACCCTGCGCCGCTCCCCCGACCTGGCGGAGGAGTTCGCGGAGTCCCTCGACGCGGGCGTGGGCCTGGTGGGCCGCTGCCTGCTGACCCCGACGGGCCGGAGGCCCACCGGGCGGGGCTGCGCGGCCGTCTGGTGA
- a CDS encoding uracil-xanthine permease family protein: MGFGVRWTLHGDGRTPAPGAVVRPDERLSWPRTAGLGAQHVVAMFGASFVAPVLMGLDPNLAIMMSGIATAVFLLATRGRVPSYLGCSLSFVGVAAAIRAGGGDSGVVTGAVFVVGAALFLAGLAVQRFGARIIHAAMPPVVTGAVVMLIGFNLAPVTASTYWPQDQWTALLTMLFTGLAVVCLRGFWSRIAIFLGLVFGYAISGVFDLVFGKIHSTVGGPEAVDHWRLDLSGVAKADWIGLPSFHAPSFEWSAILIALPVVIALIAENAGHIKAVGEMTGDPLDDKLGTAIAADGAASMLSTAVGGPPNTTYSENIGVMAATRVYSTAAYWAAAGFALLFGLCPKFGAVVAAIPGGVLGGITVILYGMIGLLGAQIWLNGRVDLRNPLNLVPAAAGIIIGVGGVKLQFTDSFELGGIALGTIVVITGYHALRYFAPAHLKQQEPLLDAGTSAYDAEGDKRG, from the coding sequence ATGGGCTTCGGCGTGCGCTGGACCCTGCACGGAGACGGGCGGACCCCCGCCCCCGGCGCGGTGGTACGGCCGGACGAGCGGCTGTCGTGGCCGCGCACCGCCGGGCTCGGCGCCCAGCACGTCGTGGCGATGTTCGGGGCGAGCTTCGTGGCTCCGGTCCTCATGGGCCTGGACCCGAACCTGGCGATCATGATGTCGGGCATCGCGACGGCCGTCTTCCTGCTCGCGACGCGCGGCCGGGTCCCCTCCTACCTGGGCTGCTCGCTCTCCTTCGTGGGCGTCGCGGCCGCGATCCGGGCGGGCGGCGGGGACAGCGGGGTGGTCACGGGCGCCGTGTTCGTGGTCGGCGCGGCGCTGTTCCTGGCGGGTCTGGCCGTCCAGCGGTTCGGGGCGCGGATCATCCACGCGGCGATGCCGCCGGTGGTGACGGGCGCGGTCGTGATGCTGATCGGCTTCAACCTGGCGCCGGTGACGGCCTCGACGTACTGGCCGCAGGACCAGTGGACGGCGCTGCTGACCATGCTGTTCACCGGGCTGGCCGTGGTGTGCCTGCGCGGCTTCTGGTCGCGCATCGCGATCTTCCTGGGCCTGGTCTTCGGGTACGCGATCTCCGGGGTGTTCGACCTGGTCTTCGGCAAGATCCACTCCACGGTGGGCGGGCCCGAGGCCGTGGACCACTGGCGGCTGGACCTCTCCGGCGTGGCCAAGGCCGACTGGATCGGGCTGCCGTCCTTCCACGCGCCGTCCTTCGAGTGGTCGGCGATCCTGATCGCGCTGCCGGTGGTGATCGCGCTGATCGCCGAGAACGCCGGGCACATCAAGGCCGTCGGCGAGATGACCGGCGACCCGCTCGACGACAAGCTCGGCACCGCCATCGCCGCCGACGGAGCGGCGTCCATGCTGTCCACGGCGGTCGGCGGCCCGCCGAACACCACGTACTCCGAGAACATCGGGGTCATGGCCGCCACCCGGGTCTACTCCACGGCGGCCTACTGGGCGGCGGCCGGTTTCGCGCTGCTCTTCGGCCTGTGCCCGAAGTTCGGCGCCGTCGTCGCCGCGATCCCCGGCGGGGTGCTGGGCGGCATCACCGTGATCCTGTACGGCATGATCGGCCTGCTCGGCGCGCAGATCTGGCTGAACGGCCGGGTGGACCTGCGCAATCCGCTGAACCTGGTGCCGGCCGCGGCGGGCATCATCATCGGTGTCGGCGGGGTGAAGCTGCAGTTCACCGACAGCTTCGAACTGGGCGGCATCGCGCTCGGCACGATCGTGGTGATCACCGGGTACCACGCGCTGCGCTACTTCGCCCCCGCGCACCTGAAGCAGCAGGAGCCCCTGCTCGACGCCGGCACCTCGGCCTACGACGCCGAGGGCGACAAGCGGGGTTGA
- a CDS encoding MFS transporter, translating into MTREPDLSPARLRHARFAIAAVFCVHGAVTGSFATRIPWIQEHAQLGAGTLGLALAFPALGAALAMPLAGRISHRYGARAALRGLLALWTLSLILPGLAPNLPALCCALLVYGATAGMSDVAMNALGVETENRLGRSVMSSLHGMWSVGALLGSAAGTAAAHAGADARLHHLIAAAALTAAGLLAVRGVLDLRGGREEPAPPRFARPPRTALLIGGVGFCAVFAEGASLDWSGVFLRDVLGTGAGPAAASTTAFALTMALARLAGDRVVDRFGAVRTVRAGGVLAVAGGLVVVGVRHPAAAMAGFAMIGLGIAVVVPLAFAAAARSGPAPAQAIAGVATITYTSGLIAPSAIGAVADASSLVASFGLVTLLACVLTAAAGVLRPEPVPGAGDPANRDEPAPIRP; encoded by the coding sequence ATGACCCGGGAACCCGACCTCAGCCCGGCGCGCCTGCGCCATGCCCGCTTCGCGATCGCCGCCGTCTTCTGCGTCCACGGCGCGGTCACCGGCTCCTTCGCCACCCGCATCCCCTGGATCCAGGAGCACGCCCAGCTCGGCGCGGGCACCCTGGGCCTGGCCCTCGCCTTTCCCGCCCTGGGCGCGGCCCTCGCGATGCCGCTGGCCGGGCGGATCAGCCACCGCTACGGCGCCCGCGCCGCCCTGCGCGGCCTGCTCGCCCTGTGGACCCTGTCCCTGATCCTGCCGGGTCTCGCCCCGAACCTGCCGGCGCTGTGCTGCGCGCTCCTCGTCTACGGAGCCACCGCCGGCATGTCGGACGTGGCGATGAACGCCCTCGGGGTGGAGACCGAGAACCGGCTCGGCCGTTCCGTCATGTCCTCGCTGCACGGCATGTGGAGCGTGGGCGCGCTGCTCGGCTCGGCCGCCGGTACGGCCGCCGCGCACGCGGGCGCCGACGCCCGGCTGCACCACCTGATCGCCGCTGCGGCCCTGACGGCGGCCGGGCTGCTCGCCGTACGCGGGGTGCTGGACCTGCGGGGCGGGCGCGAGGAGCCGGCTCCCCCGCGCTTCGCCCGGCCCCCGAGGACGGCCCTGCTGATCGGCGGGGTGGGCTTCTGCGCGGTCTTCGCCGAGGGCGCGAGCCTGGACTGGTCGGGGGTGTTCCTGCGGGACGTGCTGGGCACGGGCGCGGGCCCGGCGGCCGCCTCCACGACCGCCTTCGCGCTGACCATGGCCCTGGCACGGCTGGCCGGGGACCGGGTGGTCGACCGGTTCGGGGCGGTGCGCACGGTGCGGGCGGGCGGGGTGCTGGCCGTCGCGGGCGGGCTGGTGGTGGTCGGCGTGCGGCATCCGGCCGCGGCCATGGCGGGCTTCGCGATGATCGGGCTCGGCATCGCGGTGGTGGTGCCCCTGGCCTTCGCGGCGGCGGCGCGCAGCGGTCCGGCTCCGGCGCAGGCCATCGCCGGGGTGGCGACGATCACGTACACCTCGGGGCTGATCGCCCCGTCGGCGATCGGCGCGGTGGCGGACGCGAGCTCGCTGGTGGCATCGTTCGGGCTGGTGACCCTGCTGGCCTGCGTACTGACCGCGGCGGCGGGCGTCCTGCGGCCGGAGCCGGTGCCGGGCGCGGGGGATCCCGCCAATCGGGACGAACCTGCCCCTATCCGGCCGTAA
- a CDS encoding ROK family transcriptional regulator: MGAVTPAKVLTPAAASAAPSPASPSTARAINDRLALELLQEEGPLTAAQLKRLTGLSRPSVADLVERLGEAGLIEVVGESGEQRRGPNARLYGIVARRAHLAALDVRTDSATAVVTDLLGRPLARAALPVDAVGEAVDRLEELTREAGADALHTVVVGAPGLVAPASGELGNTGGLPAWHRDLVAALQRRLPARVVVENETNLAALAEQRVGAARDLDSFVLLWLGAGVGAAVVLDGRLRRGASGGAGEIGFLPVPGTAGLPSATDCGGGFHALAGRAAVAALAAGHGFTGPVEEAVAGAAGEPFLDALAERLALGAAAVAAVLDPGCVVLGGELGRAGGPALAARVARRLTTLTPVPTAVRATALGGPAVLEGARLAAREAAQADLFGG, translated from the coding sequence ATGGGCGCCGTGACCCCTGCCAAGGTGCTGACCCCCGCCGCCGCGTCGGCCGCGCCGTCCCCCGCCTCGCCGAGCACGGCGCGGGCCATCAACGACCGCCTCGCGCTCGAACTCCTCCAGGAGGAGGGTCCCCTGACGGCGGCCCAGCTCAAGCGGCTCACCGGGCTGTCCCGCCCCTCCGTCGCCGACCTCGTCGAACGGCTCGGCGAGGCCGGGCTGATCGAGGTCGTGGGGGAGTCCGGCGAGCAGCGGCGCGGCCCGAACGCCCGCCTCTACGGGATCGTCGCCCGGCGGGCCCACCTGGCCGCCCTGGACGTACGCACCGACAGCGCGACCGCCGTCGTCACCGACCTGCTCGGGCGGCCCCTGGCACGGGCGGCCCTGCCCGTCGACGCCGTGGGCGAGGCGGTGGACCGGCTGGAGGAGCTGACCCGCGAGGCGGGCGCGGACGCGCTGCACACCGTGGTCGTCGGCGCGCCGGGCCTGGTCGCCCCGGCCAGCGGGGAACTGGGGAACACCGGCGGCCTGCCCGCCTGGCACCGGGACCTCGTGGCCGCCCTCCAGCGGCGGCTGCCGGCCAGGGTGGTGGTGGAGAACGAGACCAACCTGGCGGCCCTGGCCGAGCAGCGCGTCGGCGCCGCCCGGGACCTGGACTCCTTCGTACTGCTCTGGCTCGGCGCGGGGGTCGGCGCCGCCGTGGTCCTGGACGGGCGGCTGCGCCGGGGCGCCTCCGGCGGGGCCGGCGAGATCGGCTTCCTGCCGGTACCCGGCACCGCCGGGCTGCCCTCCGCCACCGACTGCGGCGGCGGCTTCCACGCCCTGGCCGGCCGCGCGGCGGTGGCCGCCCTGGCGGCCGGGCACGGTTTCACCGGGCCCGTGGAGGAGGCCGTCGCCGGCGCCGCCGGGGAACCCTTCCTGGACGCCCTCGCGGAGCGGCTCGCCCTCGGCGCGGCGGCCGTCGCAGCCGTCCTGGACCCGGGCTGCGTGGTCCTCGGCGGGGAACTGGGCCGCGCGGGCGGTCCCGCCCTGGCCGCCCGCGTCGCCCGCCGCCTCACCACCCTGACCCCCGTCCCGACCGCGGTCCGCGCCACCGCCCTGGGCGGCCCGGCCGTCCTGGAGGGCGCCCGCCTGGCCGCCCGCGAGGCCGCCCAGGCCGACCTGTTCGGGGGCTGA